One stretch of Eupeodes corollae chromosome 2, idEupCoro1.1, whole genome shotgun sequence DNA includes these proteins:
- the LOC129946273 gene encoding uncharacterized protein C3orf38 homolog, which produces MPIEGELHQKGIADLLLQESNSLILLQLAKSLIKNVIDVTSNEEALKIIFTHMSNTQALLSKRAITKEVLFKYVHSNQIPVTIDFTKPILINKIIEYWDRGGPSIRNSSQNNSVAENKPSTNELISQPNTTQLEETQLPINLLARKFAEWFFQNYNANNLKVEDFWRDSRLLLRIAANDCVNDQQCDSADQVIETLFGCKHQFNFFFNPNLSHDGVQGRMDVHGLVIVLVCGTLHTQDNCVGVFETSFGLMRDPFALNNWKIKTIQSLLRSQGAPKEPILSESDTLKASLALPAPQGDIS; this is translated from the exons atgccAATTGAAGGAGAATTACATCAAAAAGGAATTGCCGATCTACTGCTTCAGGAATCGAATTCTTTAATTCTTTTGCAACTAGCGaagagtttaataaaaaatgtcatcGATGTTACTTCCAACGAAG AGGCTCTTAAGATCATCTTTACACATATGTCCAATACCCAGGCATTGTTAAGCAAACGCGCAATTACTAAAGAAGTGCTCTTCAAATATGTTCATAGCAACCAGATACCTGTTACAATAGACTTCACAAAACCCATTCTAATCAACAAAATCATTGAATACTGGGATCGGGGAGGACCTTCGATACGAAACAGTAGTCAGAATAATTCCGTCGCTGAAAACAAACCTTCAACGAATGAACTAATTTCCCAGCCAAACACTACCCAACTCGAGGAAACCCAGCTACCGATAAATCTCTTGGCGCGAAAGTTTGCCGAGTGGTTCTTCCAGAACTACAATGCAAACAACTTGAAAGTCGAGGatttttggagggattcccggCTCCTTCTGCGGATAGCAGCCAACGATTGCGTGAACGACCAACAATGTGACAGTGCGGACCAAGTCATAGAAACTCTATTTGGATGCAAGcatcaatttaatttctttttcaatccGAATCTCTCACACGATGGTGTTCAAGGACGAATGGATGTACATGGCCTCGTTATTGTTCTAGTCTGTGGAACGCTGCACACTCAGGATAATTGTGTTGGAGTTTTCGAGACATCATTTGGACTGATGCGGGATCCGTTTGCTTTAaacaattggaaaataaaaactatacaaaGTCTGCTTCGATCTCAGGGAGCTCCAAAGGAACCTATATTAAGCGAAAGCGATACGTTGAAGGCATCACTTGCATTACCCGCACCACAAGGAGATATATCCTAA
- the LOC129946270 gene encoding AFG3-like protein 2, with product MAHRMLQSAKVIERCLRSSYQTGNISAHELRKFSRASSSLAENPLFQRILSAVRLFSEKPPKGFEKYFKPGGASAAAGKEAEAAKKTGDAPPKRSQSSNIDKTPSNDWNFGMFSNTKSSGGNKGGSGGSGRPIGGEGGDKEKWIFGGAIGAVAFISLIAFMEMGYKEVAWKEFVNSYLNRGIVEKLEVVNKKWVRVRLMPGSSHDSNGILWFNIGSVDSFERNLENAQVEQGVEPVNFVPVIYRTEVEASSLTGLLPTLLIIGFLVFMMRRSAEMMGGRGGRKGGGLFGGVMQSTAKLINSNEIGVRFKDVAGCEEAKIEIMEFVNFLKNPQQYIDLGAKIPKGAMLTGPPGTGKTLLAKATAGEANVPFITVSGSEFLEMFVGVGPSRVRDMFAMARKQAPCILFIDEIDAVGRKRGGKSFGGHSEQENTLNQLLVEMDGFNTTTNVVVLAATNRVDILDKALLRPGRFDRQIFVPAPDIKGRASIFKVHLGPLKSNLDKNDLARKMAALTPGFTGADIANVCNEAALIAARDSNDSIIQKHFEQAIERVIAGMEKKTNVLAPEEKKTVAHHEAGHAVAGWFLEHADPLLKVSIIPRGKGLGYAQYLPKDQYLLSKEQLFDRMCMTLGGRVAEELFFQRITTGAQDDLKKVTDSAYAQTVRYGMNEKVGNVCFDSSQPGDPVFTKPYSEETAQLIDTEVRALIKSAHVRTTELLTKHKANVAKVAERLLKNEVLSRDDMIELLGPRPFKEKSTYEEFVEGTGSFEEDTSLPEGLKDWNKEKDSTTPPPTGETPPKSVTA from the exons ATGGCTCATCGAATGTTGCAGTCAGCGAAAGTAATTGAACGCTGCCTGCGTAGTTCCTACCAAACAGGCAACATCAGTGCACACGAG CTAAGGAAGTTTTCTAGAGCCTCTAGTTCTCTTGCAGAGAATCCACTTTTCCAAAGAATTCTATCGGCAGTCCGATTATTCAGTGAGAAGCCTCCTAAGGGCTTCGAAAAGTACTTCAAACCTGGCGGCGCTTCAGCTGCAGCCGGCAAAGAGGCCGAAGCGGCAAAGAAAACTGGCGATGCGCCTCCCAAACGATCACAGAGCAGTAATATAGATAAAACTCCCAGCAATGACTGGAACTTTGGAATGTTCTCGAATACAAAGAGTTCTGGAGGCAACAAAGGAGGCAGTGGTGGCTCGGGGAGGCCGATTGGTGGCGAAGGAGGCGATAAGGAAAAGTGGATTTTTGGCGGAGCGATAGGCGCTGTGGCTTTTATCTCGCTGATCGCATTCATGGAAATGGGCTATAAGGAAGTCGCTTGGAAGGAATTTGTCAACAg tTACCTGAATCGAGGAATCGTTGAGAAACTCGAAGTTGTGAACAAGAAATGGGTTCGAGTGCGACTGATGCCAGGAAGCTCTCACGATTCCAATGGAATCCTTTGGTTCAACATCGGAAGTGTTGATTCATTCGAGAGGAATCTCGAAAATGCCCAAGTTGAGCAAGGTGTAGAGCCAGTAAATTTCGTTCCTGTGATATATAGGACTGAGGTAGAGGCTTCCAGTTTAACTGGACTACTGCCAACTTTGTTAATCATCGGATTCTTGGTCTTTATGATGAGGCGATCAGCAGAGATGATGGGCGGACGAGGTGGTCGTAAGGGAGGCGGACTCTTTGGAGGAGTAATGCAGTCGACagcaaaattaattaactccAATGAAATTGGAGTTCGATTCAA AGACGTTGCTGGCTGTGAAGAGGCCAAAATCGAAATTATGGAATTTGTAAATTTCCTAAAGAACCCACAACAATACATCGACTTGGGAGCAAAAATCCCAAAAGGCGCCATGTTAACTGGACCACCCGGAACAGGTAAAACTCTGCTGGCGAAGGCGACTGCCGGCGAAGCAAATGTCCCATTCATCACAGTTTCTGGTTCGgagtttttggaaatgtttGTCGGTGTTGGTCCATCGCGTGTGCGCGATATGTTCGCCATGGCTCGAAAACAAGCTCCATGCATTCTTTTCATCGACGAAATCGATGCTGTTGGACGAAAACGTGGTGGCAAGAGTTTCGGAGGACATTCCGAGCAGGAAAACACATTGAATCAGTTGTTGGTGGAAATGGATGGTTTTAATACCACAACGAATGTTGTTGTCCTAGCGGCTACCAATCGTGTCGATATCCTCGATAAGGCTCTGCTGCGTCCAGGACGATTTGATAGACAAATTTTCGTTCCTGCTCCAGACATCAAGGGCAGAGCCAGTATCTTTAAAGTACATTTAGGTCCGCTTAAGAGTAATTTAGACAAAAACGATTTGGCCAGAAAAATGGCAGCCCTGACACCAGGTTTCACTGGAGCCGATATTGCCAACGTGTGCAATGAAGCAGCTCTAATTGCCGCTCGAGACTCAAACGACTCGATTATCCAGAAGCACTTTGAACAGGCCATTGAGCGTGTAATTGCTGGCATggagaagaaaacaaatgttcTGGCGCCAGAGGAGAAGAAGACAGTAGCCCACCATGAGGCGGGACACGCTGTGGCCGGATGGTTCCTCGAACACGCTGACCCTCTTCTCAAAGTTTCCATCATCCCTCGAGGTAAGGGTCTGGGATATGCGCAATACCTTCCTAAGGACCAGTATTTGCTGTCAAAGGAACAGCTGTTCGATCGAATGTGCATGACCCTGGGAGGACGTGTGGCTGAGGAGTTATTCTTCCAGCGAATCACCACAGGTGCCCAAGACGATCTCAAAAAAGTCACCGACAGTGCATACGCCCAAACAGTTCGATACGGTATGAACGAAAAAGTGGGCAACGTTTGTTTCGATAGCAGTCAGCCTGGAGATCCAGTCTTTACGAAGCCTTATTCCGAGGAAACAGCACAGCTCATTGACACCGAAGTGCGAGCTCTCATCAAGAGTGCCCACGTCCGCACCACCGAATTACTAACAAAGCACAAGGCAAACGTGGCCAAGGTAGCCGAACGCCTACTCAAGAACGAAGTACTCAGTCGTGATGACATGATCGAATTACTCGGACCCAGACCATTCAAAGAAAAATCAACCTACGAAGAATTCGTCGAGGGAACTGGTTCATTCGAAGAGGATACAAGCTTGCCTGAGGGTCTCAAGGACTGGAACAAAGAAAAAGATTCTACAACTCCACCACCAACTGGCGAAACGCCACCAAAATCAGTTACAGCGTAA